The Rhizobium grahamii DNA window CGGCGAAAACCTGCAAGATCACCTGCAGATACGAACTGTGTTCAGGATTGAGGGCGCGCGCACGCTGAACCAGCTTTACCACAACCTGTTTACCCGTGCCGGCATGGGTTTGCAGTATGCGATCAGCCGTTCCGGCCCGCTCTCGATGGCGCCAAGCCAGCTTGGTATTTTCGCCAAGAGCGACCCGTCGGTTGCCACCGCCGATCTCGAATATCACGTCCAGCCGCTCAGCACAGACCGGCTTGGCGAGCCGCTGCATCGCTATCCGGCGGTGACTGTCTCTGTCTGCAATCTCCGGCCGGAAAGTCGCGGCACCGTGCACATGACCACACGCGATGCCTCGTCAGCTCCCGAAATCCGTCCCAATTATCTGTCGACAGTGGGCGATCGGCTGCTGGCGGTCAATTCTATCCGCCATGCCCGCAGCCTGATGGAAACGAAGGCCATCTCCCGGTTTCGACCGCAGGAGATGCTGCCGGGGAGGGAATATCAAAGCGATGACGAACTGATCCAGCGTGCCGGCGATATCGCCACCACGATCTTTCATCCTGTCGGTACCTGCAGGATGGGAAGCGATCCAACGTCGGTGGTGGATACGCAGTTGCGCGTGCATGGGCTTGAGAAGCTTCGCATTGTCGATGCCTCGGTCATGCCGACGATCGTGTCCGGCAATACGAACTCTCCCGTGATCATGATCGCGGAAAAAGCAGCGGCGATGGTGTTGAGCATGCGGTAGCTGCAACGATGGTCTCGTCCTTTTCGACGAGGCGAAGGACTTCCTGAGCAATGGCTTCGGCTACGCTGCGATCATGAATACCCGTCCGGAGACGATCGGCTACGGTACCGCGGACTCACCCGTCGGACTGGCTGCGTGGCTGTACGACAAGATCGCCGACTGGGTGTTTTTCCGTGGGGAGCCGGAAAAGGCTCTATCGAGGGACGCGATACTCGACAACATCACCCTTTACTGGCTGACCAATACAGGCCCATCGAGCGGACGCATTTATTGGGAAAACACTGTCGCGGGTGCAAAGCTATCGTCTGTTCAAGTCCCGGCCGGCGTCACCGTGTTTCCCGGCGAGGTATATCGACCTCCGAGAGAGTGGTTGGCCCGCGCATATCCGAAGCTCGTCTATTATAACGTTGCTCCGCGCGGAGGTCACTTCGCCGCTTGGGAGGAGCCCGAACTCTTTGCTCAGGAAATCAGGGCAGCGTTTCGGAATATGCGATAATAAGCCTGGTAGGCCGAACCTATCAGCATTGAGGGAAGAGCATGCCGTTCGTCGATTGCAGTCGGCGAAACGTCACTTTGCTGGGTCGACCGCGCCCCGCAGGCTTAGATCGCTGCAAGTGACCTGACGACATCGCTGATTCAAAAGCGGAATTTCCCTTTCACTCTCTAGTACGAACCGATCGGGCACTCCAGCGCCGAAGGCTATCTCTCCCTTGGGTGAAGTGAAAAATGTACACAACCGTCGTAAAAATACTCTCTATAGAATATAAAATAGACATTGTTGTACATTTTGCTTGTTTGATCGGCGCCGGTTTGTTACATCTTCCTTCACGGCGACTGAGGAAGCGAAAGCATCACCCTTCCAGTTCTCGTTGAAAGTGCAGCAGAACGCAGATCGACTGACGACATAGCGTCTAAGCATGCATCGCCTCGCGCGATTGGTTTTTCCGCATTGAGTTTGGCCAGGACGTTCGCGGCCGCCTGTCCTTTTAAGAAGAGCCGCTCCAAAAAAAGGGAACAAAATGAGGAAATTACTCGCATCGACATGTCTGGTGGCGGGCGTCATCGCATTGTCTCACTCGGCAAGTGCTGCGGAATGCGGCGATGTCACCCTCGCGCTTCACAACGTTCAGAGCGCCGAAGTTCTGACCTACGTTGACAAGTTCATTCTCGAGAAGGGCTTTGGCTGTTCCGTTGAAACGATCCCCGGCGACACGGTTCCATCGACCACGTCGATGGTTGAAAAGAGCCAGCCTGATGTTTCGTCCGAGACCTGGGTCGACCTTATTCCTGAAATCGTTCCGCCCGGCCTGAAAGATGGCAAGATCGTCAAAGGCAGCAAGGCGCTTCCTGACGGCGGCGTACAGGGCTGGTGGATTCCCAAGTATCTCGCTGATGCGCATCCCGATATCAAGACTGTCGAAGACGCCCTCAAGCATCCCGAACTCTTTCCGGACCCGGAAGATTCAAGCAAGGGCGTGATCTTCAACGGCGCGCAGGGCTGGGGCGCCACCGTCGTAACCGCGCAGCTGTTCAAGGCCTATGACGCGGAGAAGAAGGGATTCACACTGATGGATCCGGGGTCCGCGGCTGGCCTCGACGGTGCGATCGCAAAGGCATACGAGCGCAAGGAAGGCTTCATCACCTACTATTGGGCTCCGACCGCATTGCTCGGCAAATACCAGATGGTCATGCTGAAAACGACAGCGGCGCAGGATCCCGCGGAGTGGAAGCGCTGCATCACCAACTTGGCTTGCCCGGATCCGAAGGTGGCAGCATGGCCCGTCGACAACGTCTATACGGTCCTGACCAAGAAGTTTGCTGACCGTGCGCCGAAGGACGTCATGGACTACTTCAACAACCGTGGCTGGAGCAATGAAACCGTCGGCAAGCTCATGGCGTGGGAAACCGACAACCAGGCGACCGGTGACGAAGGCTCGAAGCACTTTCTCAAGGAGTATAAGGACATCTGGACCAAGTGGGTTACGGATGACGTGGCCAAGAAGGTCGAAGCTGCCTTGTAATCATACCGGAGCGCGCGGCGAACCTGCGCGCTCCCTGACTTGTTGATCGACCGCGCAGAACAACGAGACTTTGTTCTCGCAGGCCTCGGCGCACTGCTTTCCTTTTCGGAAATGTCCCGATCCCAAACCTCGCAAGTCTCGGCCAA harbors:
- a CDS encoding glycine betaine ABC transporter substrate-binding protein; translation: MRKLLASTCLVAGVIALSHSASAAECGDVTLALHNVQSAEVLTYVDKFILEKGFGCSVETIPGDTVPSTTSMVEKSQPDVSSETWVDLIPEIVPPGLKDGKIVKGSKALPDGGVQGWWIPKYLADAHPDIKTVEDALKHPELFPDPEDSSKGVIFNGAQGWGATVVTAQLFKAYDAEKKGFTLMDPGSAAGLDGAIAKAYERKEGFITYYWAPTALLGKYQMVMLKTTAAQDPAEWKRCITNLACPDPKVAAWPVDNVYTVLTKKFADRAPKDVMDYFNNRGWSNETVGKLMAWETDNQATGDEGSKHFLKEYKDIWTKWVTDDVAKKVEAAL